In Salvelinus namaycush isolate Seneca unplaced genomic scaffold, SaNama_1.0 Scaffold25, whole genome shotgun sequence, a single genomic region encodes these proteins:
- the LOC120039064 gene encoding extensin-2-like, with product MSLADIVWSGLLLRQDRTCRSAWLDLDPYAAPYTDPDAALYPAPYTDPDAAPYTDPDSDPYTDPDSDPYPAPYPAPYTDPYTDPDAAPYTDPDSDPYPAPYTDPYTDPDSDPYPAPYTDPDSAPYTDPDSDPYTDPDSDPYPDSDPYSDPYPAPYTDPDSDPYPAPDSDPYTDPDSDPYPAPYSDPYTDPDSDPYPAPYTDPDSDPYTDPDSDPYPAPYTDPDSDPYTDPDSDPYSDPYPAPYTDPDSDPYPAPYTDPDSDSDPYAAPYTDPDSNPYPDPDSDPYSDPYPAPYTDPDSDPYPAPYTDPDSDPYPDSDPYSDPYPAPYTDPDSDPYPAPYTDPDSDPYPAPYTDPDSDPYTDPDPYLAPYTDPYPAPYPAPDSAPYTDPDSDPYPAPYPDSDTYPAPYPAPYPDSAPYPAPYPAPYPAPYTDPYTDPDSAPYPAPYPDSAPYPAPYPAPYTDPYTAPYTDPYTDPYPAPYPAPYPAPYPAPYPAPYPAPYPAPDSDPDPYPDPYPAPYSDPAPYPAPYSDPYPPAPYAAPYPTPYPYTDPDSDPYTAPYPAPYPDSAPYPVPYPDPDSDPYPAPYPDSDTYPAPYPAPYPDSDPYPAPYPDSAPYPAPYTAPYTDPYPAPYTDPYPAPYPTPYPAPYPAPYTDPYPAPYPAPYPAPYPDPYPDPYPAPYSDPAPYPDPYPAPYFDSAPYPDPYTDPYTDPYPAPYPAPYAAPYPTPDPYPDPDPYTDPYPDPYTDPYPTHFPDPYPAHFPAPYPAPYPDPYTDPYPAHFPDPYPDHFPDPYPAHFPDPYPDHFPDPYPAHFPDPYPDHFPDPYPAHFPDPYPAPYPDPYTDPYPAHFPDPYPAHFPYPDPYPAHFPDPYPAPYPAHFPDPYPAPYPDPYTDPYPDPYPDPYPAHFPDPYPAPYLAPDPYPAPDPYPDPAHPSTHTHHLISPVPPHLASTTSSSQHHLI from the exons GATAGAACCTGTCGGTCCGCCTGGCTTGACCTTGACCCTTACGCTGCCCCTTACACTGACCCTGACGCTGCCCTTTACCCTGCCCCTTACACTGACCCTGACGCTGCCCCTTACACTGACCCTGACTCTGACCCTTACACTGACCCTGACTCTGACCCTTACCCTGCCCCTTACCCTGCCCCTTACACTGACCCTTACACTGACCCTGACGCTGCCCCTTACACTGACCCTGACTCTGACCCTTACCCTGCCCCTTACACTGACCCTTACACTGACCCTGACTCTGACCCTTACCCTGCCCCTTACACTGACCCTGACTCTGCCCCTTACACTGACCCTGACTCTGACCCTTACACTGACCCTGACTCTGACCCTTACCCTGACTCTGACCCTTACTCTGACCCTTACCCTGCCCCTTACACTGACCCTGACTCTGACCCTTACCCTGCCCCTGACTCTGACCCTTACACTGACCCTGACTCTGACCCTTACCCTGCCCCTTACTCTGACCCTTACACTGACCCTGACTCTGACCCTTACCCTGCCCCTTACACTGACCCTGACTCTGACCCTTACACTGACCCTGACTCTGACCCTTACCCTGCCCCTTACACTGACCCTGACTCTGACCCTTACACTGACCCTGACTCTGACCCTTACTCTGACCCTTACCCTGCCCCTTACACTGACCCTGACTCTGACCCTTACCCTGCCCCTTACACTGAccctgactctgactctgacccTTACGCTGCCCCTTACACTGACCCTGACTCTAACCCTTACCCTGACCCTGACTCTGACCCTTACTCTGACCCTTACCCTGCCCCTTACACTGACCCTGACTCTGACCCTTACCCTGCCCCTTACACTGACCCTGACTCTGACCCTTACCCTGACTCTGACCCTTACTCTGACCCTTACCCTGCCCCTTACACTGACCCTGACTCTGACCCTTACCCTGCCCCTTACACTGACCCTGACTCTGACCCTTACCCTGCCCCTTACACTGACCCTGACTCTGACCCTTACACTGACCCTGACCCTTACCTTGCCCCTTACACTGACCCTTACCCTGCCCCTTACCCTGCCCCTGACTCTGCCCCTTACACTGACCCTGACTCTGACCCTTACCCTGCCCCTTACCCTGACTCTGACACTTACCCTGCCCCTTACCCTGCCCCTTACCCTGACTCTGCCCCTTACCCTGCCCCTTACCCTGCCCCTTACCCTGCCCCTTACACTGACCCTTACACTGACCCTGACTCTGCCCCTTACCCTGCCCCTTACCCTGACTCTGCCCCTTACCCTGCCCCTTACCCTGCCCCTTACACTGACCCTTACACTGCCCCTTACACTGACCCTTACACTGACCCTTACCCTGCCCCTTACCCTGCCCCTTACCCTGCCCCTTACCCTGCCCCATACCCTGCCCCTTACCCTGCCCCATACCCTGCCCCTGACTCTGACCCTGACCCTTACCCTGACCCTTACCCTGCCCCTTACTCTGACCCTGCCCCTTACCCTGCCCCTTATTCTGACCCTTACCCT CCTGCTCCTTACGCTGCCCCTTACCCTACCCCTTACCCTTACACTGACCCTGACTCTGACCCTTACACTGCCCCTTACCCTGCCCCTTACCCTGACTCtgccccttaccctgtcccttacCCTGACCCTGACTCTGACCCTTACCCTGCCCCTTACCCTGACTCTGACACTTACCCTGCCCCTTACCCTGCCCCTTACCCTGACTCTGACCCTTACCCTGCCCCTTACCCTGACTCTGCCCCTTACCCTGCCCCTTACACTGCCCCTTACACTGACCCTTACCCTGCCCCTTACACTGACCCTTACCCTGCCCCTTACCCTACCCCATACCCTGCTCCATACCCTGCCCCTTACACTGACCCTTACCCTGCCCCTTACCCTGCCCCATACCCTGCTCCTTACCCTGACCCTTACCCTGACCCTTACCCTGCCCCTTACTCTGACCCTGCCCCTTACCCTGACCCTTACCCTGCCCCTTACTTTGACTCTGCCCCTTACCCTGACCCTTACACTGACCCTTACACTGACCCTTACCCTGCCCCTTACCCTGCTCCTTACGCTGCCCCTTACCCTACCCCTGACccttaccctgaccctgacccttacACTGACCCTTACCCTGACCCTTACACTGACCCTTACCCTACCCATTTCCCTGACCCTTACCCTGCCCATTTCCCTGCTCCTTACCCTGCTCCTTACCCTGACCCTTACACTGACCCTTACCCTGCCCATTTCCCTGACCCTTACCCTGACCATTTCCCTGACCCTTACCCTGCCCATTTCCCTGACCCTTACCCTGACCATTTCCCTGACCCTTACCCTGCCCATTTCCCTGACCCTTACCCTGACCATTTCCCTGACCCTTACCCTGCCCATTTCCCTGACCCTTACCCTGCTCCTTACCCTGACCCTTACACTGACCCTTACCCTGCCCATTTCCCTGACCCTTACCCTGCCCATTTCCCTTACCCTGACCCTTACCCTGCCCATTTCCCTGACCCTTACCCTGCTCCTTACCCTGCCCATTTCCCTGACCCTTACCCTGCTCCTTACCCTGACCCTTACACTGACCCTTACCCTGACCCTTACCCTGACCCTTACCCTGCCCATTTCCCTGACCCTTACCCTGCTCCTTACCTTGCACCTGACCCTTACCCTGCCCCTGACCCTTACCCTGACCCTGCCCACCCCTCAACTCACACA